Genomic segment of Ailuropoda melanoleuca isolate Jingjing chromosome 1, ASM200744v2, whole genome shotgun sequence:
TGATGAAGTTATTTACTGACTGAATGTACCCAAATTATCAAGCACTTTTCCCACTTTCTCTACAAGGAAGCAAATTCAATACATATAATTTGAAATTTGAGAGCATTGAAAAATTAGGACAActggtttattttttagaaaCAGCAGCTCTCTATGGGTGCAGGTGCTGGGGTTTTCTGTTCCAGAATTCTGATGTTTAAGATGATGCATATTTGTTTTAGGTTTAATAGCTATTCTCTATTCAAGGAGTATCCATGAATTAATTTCCATGCTAATTTAAATTCTACCAGTAATATGTATAATTCTCCCTTTGCTCATTGTAGAGACCTACACCTTTTGTCCATAGGGGATGGTAGAAGTAGTTACACTTTCTAGCATTTGCAAATGTGTCAGCACTTCCAAGGACCAACTCCTAGTGAAATGAAGTGAGTagatattttccagaaaaatctgGATATTGGGATTTTCATAAATTGTTTCCTGAATTTGCTTcaccatttaaaatatagaattttaagtGTATCACCCATCACCAAAATATCTGCAAGTCTTTTGTTGTTTGAATAAAAACTACAATGTGGATATGTTGCCTATTCAACTATTATAATCAACTTCCCAGGTACCTATGCAGTAAGGTACTTTTCAGAGTTAGCAATGGGTTTGTAAAGGATTATAAAGAATTAGAGTTTTTCCATACTTGatgtttcccccaaattttgTTTCTGGGAGTACTTTTTGCTAGGGGTCCCCCAAACAGGAGGAAAAGGGTGCTGCTGGAAGAATCTCtgatggggcaggggcaggccctTCCAGAGGAGTCTCCTGCTTGCCAGGAATCTCAACCAAGGCAGTGATGAGGGAGTAATAAGAAATGCTGGTTAGGGACCTTAGGCACttctaaaaaaagaatcataaaataggAAATGCAGGACAGTGCAGTGATGAGAATCACTTTTATAACACCCCAAACCCCTTTCCCTGAAATCCCCACCTCCTTGATAATATCCAACATTGAAATAGTGTTTTAATACTTTACAAAGATGGTCATCTAACAGCCAAACCTTAACCTTGAAATCCATCCTTTACTTGCCATCACTCGTTTTCCCAAGGCTTTGTTCTCACTTGCTTCCATTGTTGATGctcttctctttccatcttcattttttctttggcCTTCTGCTCCTCCTTTTGCAATTTTAATTATTGACATGCGTCTTCCTGAGCTCTGATTCATGTAATTGGCACAGAGTACACAAATAATTGTTGAAAACTGAATCAATCTGTAACTGAGAAGTATTTCTGCTTGGAAATCACAGCATCACCTCAAAGCCTGAACCACCATATTGTCTTGCTCTTAAAATAAGTCCTCTTTCCCACGTGTGTTAAGATAGGGAGAACTAACTTTATTGAGTGATTACGTGTCatgtattttcaataaattatctGACAACAATCCTATGAAACAGGTGATTtaatgaagaaacaggctcaaaAACATTGAGCAAGGGAAGGAAtggagatttgaactcaggtcatCTAACTCAAATCAGAGTCTCTCACATCACATCCAAGACCTCGGGcctgtttctttgagttttttttttgcggggggaggGTGCTGTTTCTTCTACGTGAAGTCACTTAACCCTTCTCAGTTCTGGTGTTTCTATCTGTCAAGTAGAGGCCCAAGTGATGACAAACACAGCCAAAGACAGGACCTGAATCGATAGGTATTAGGGATGAGCAAAAAAAGGATTGCACCAACTCAGCAAAAATCAATGATAAGAGACTTACAActaaaaatataaggaattaaAGAGATTTTTGAAACTGCATTCATGATGTATCTCATTTGTTTGAAGCAAgttctgaaataataaaaattcattatcttttcCAGATTTTGTTTGGGACCTGTTTTCAGGACCCTCAGATTCTATgttaaaaaaagagggagaaagagacttgAACAAAGAGGCAACAAAGacaatatatttcattaaaaattttattttcagagccCATAAATGGGCAAATTCCAAATAGTAGCAATACAGAGTATTTAAGGACgtcttaatatttctttctatccatcattgttttcctttccatAAACAATATACTGGATTAAAAGCAACATCTTAACCCCAAGTTCAATGCCCGAGTACTTTCAATATCTATTTTGAACACATAATAAAGCAGAGGCAGTTAATTTTATTTCCGTTCAGAGCTTAGCAATTACTTTAGCTTCACATTATTCTGTCACAAATGATAACCAAATGGCCTACCTAAGCAGCTAAAATCACTGAACTATTGTAAGCCAAGTCAATGGTATGTATAAAGTTAATATAAAACAACAACTAGACTGGTACACATTTATTTGGGGCCCTACAAGAAATATGCCAAAATAACAAGTTTTAGTAAAAGATAAGGTCActgggcagaggggaaagaggagtCATGTCatcaaaatttgggggaaaactgCAGGTAAAAGGAAATCAACCTACAATTTTAACCAATAGAGGAGGAAAGGGCAGTACAATATCAGGGCTGATGACAATTCGGGAAAATACATAAACCATTCCCTCACAAACCTGTTCACTACCTCAAGAGTTCAGCATCAGGCTCTCCAGGGATTCTGTTATTCTCCCACTATGTTTCTTCACATGGAACATAAACCTACATTTATACTAACAGCAGAGTATTATATGGCTATTTAATCTGACAGCgaacaagaggaaaacaaaaattgttagGGCCAGAGTGACTTCAGGCCATCTCAATCCCCTGAAAATAGGggcaaaaaatgaatcattaagCAACAGTATTCAAAAAGCACCTGTCATCTAATGTGATTTATAAAACAAGTGAAATTCAGTAATCCTCAATGGAAAAAGTCATcatatttgaaatcaggaatgTTTTGATGCTGATTTTTATCAAAGTGGCACTCCAAAGAGTTAAGTTGGAACAAATTCCAAACTCACACTTACTTGCATCACCTCAGTTTAATAATCCAATAAATGACcaaaaagacaaacaatgaaAACAGCATCATATAGCACAGCAGCTTTGTGTGGCTTCCTCTAGATAAAATCTTCAGTTTCCCCATAGTTTTACCTAGAAATCCAGTTGTAGAATCAAATTGTGAATCCtgtgaggagaaaaggaaaacaaaatagttAGATTCTAATATTCTACATATGCACATTTAAGTAACTGAATATACTGTtattagaatacatttttaatgatatttttagtGTTTAATCAATTCAGGAGCCTGTTTGTAACTTGGGTAATCAAGTCTGATTACTCCGTGCGAAACAGAGTAATTCTCTCAATGAATAAAAAGCTCTTTCATTatccaataaacatttctttcagcACCAGAGTAATTCAAAATCCCAAACTACTTAGGTCTTTTCCCAATCATgtgaattaaagaaaacattcacaACAAAGGTATGTATGTAGTTTGGTTATTATCATAcaggtgttttctgttttttggggggcacTGCTCTCCAAGGTCAAATGGTTGGTTGCTTTCAGTAATTCAGTACAATAATTCATCCAAAATTTAATATGGTTAGCAGTTAAATGTACTTTAAAGACCCTTTTATTGAGATGGCTGATCTTGAAGTACAGTGGAACCTATTAAAAGTTAAGAGAATACCATGGAGATGTGGTAAAATGTGGTTAAGACTGCAAATATGGATGGGGAAAACTACCATATTAAGTCCTTAAGATGAGAGGACTAAGTGTGGATTAGAAATACCGCACTTTCATAGAAATCTCAATATCCTAAGAAGTAAAAGCCCCAGCATAATGACAGCGTTTGCACAGCTCAGCTTCTATGGAGTTCAAGCACTTTAGATCTATACTTCTTCAGCAGGGTTTTATATCACAATGACCCGGGACACTCTTTTTTCACAATACATATGTATAGGTCCCTGCCCCTGAAATTCTCTATCAGTATATTTAGATTGGGAACCAGGCATAAATATGTGCAgcaagttccccaggtgattctaatgtacaaCCTCCATATGAACTTGCTTTTGAtgccatattcattttttaataatacaattttaaaagcaaatggagAGACTAGGGAAGGTCCAGAGAAGTGGTATCCAAAATAAACATTCAAGAACAGAAACAGGCTCTACAAGAAAAGGTATATGTTGCTGAGCTCACTGAGACCTGAGATAAAAGGCTCTGGGAAGTTACTATGTTCAAATCCTTATTGATTTGTTTAGAAGTGATCCTTAGGAGATCAAGCAAAAGAAAGAGGCTCACATTAAGTGAAAGACATTCAGCTGGTTGGATCTGAAGTGCTTTCTGATTACTCGGTAGTCTGTAGCCATTGAGATTTCCAAGAACAAGCAAAACAGTCATTTGCCCCGAGTCTTCAACAGTGTTTCTAAATACAAGACGGAAGATACCGTGGCTTCTACCTCATCTTCCCGCTTGCGTTAGGCAAGATGAAAAACGGGAAAACAAATAAACTTATTAGTTATTTCAAAGCAATGAGATACAAAAGGGCAGGAATCCAGGACTTATGATCTCtaatttcaaaatggataaaagttaAAATGATATTATTCCTGATTAGCAGACTAAAATTGAGAGTAATAGATCAAATTTCTTCAATTTAAAGTCAGAACCACTTACCATTTCagctaataatttattttgatgtttaacCTCATGGCCTATTTCAATggaaagctattaaaaaaaaaaaagcacatacatTATTACTCATATAAAGGtatttaagtgttttaaagtaaaaataataccaCTCTAAGCATactcattttctcaaataaaactgtcttctataaatataaaatacaaaaatttcttctgatattttttccactgacattaaaggaaaataaatttagaattgcTACTCCTTCCCAACTATGCATACTGTCTCCCGGCTCTTCATTTTGATTTCATCTTAATACTCAATTCCATCTTTTAATTTTGGTACATACTTCTCTCTGACTCTTTTAGCCTTAcatgcttttcttcttcctctctttatatttatacaacagcatttatccatatattttcttctttactttttttaaagattttattcatttgagatagagagcaggagcaggggagcagagggagagggagaagcagagcaggaagcccgatgtggggcttgatcccaggaccctgggatcgtgactcaaaccgaaggcagacgcttaactgactgagctacccaggcgccacCTTCTCTACgttttaaaagatatatacaaGTACCCATATTACCAATTCAAATCTAcattaagtatttaatatttttaaatgaaatggaacATTACTTTGAATACATGCCTAAACTGGTTATTTATGTAGATTCtaaaggtatttttctttaaaatatgataataaggacacctgggtggctcagttggttaagtgtctgccttcagctcaggtcatgatccagggtcttggaatcaagccccaggtcaggctctctgctcagaggggagcctgcttttccctctccctctgcctgccgctccccctgtttatgCATGCATACACTcacgctctgtcaaataaatacataaaaatctttaaaaatctttaaaaataaataaaaagaaaatatgataactGGGAAAAAACTGACAAGTTATTGTTACCTCCATCCAGAGCTATGCAGAAAGAGGCTAAACCTAAAAGAAATACTATTTATGTGGTTATGGCTACTATTCAGAACAAAGCctatctaatattttatttgataaattcaTCAAAGGCTTCACTTCCAAGATATTTAGATGAATTATAAACAACAAATGAAAATCTTGGCAAACCACTGCAAATACTGTTCTCAATTTATCTTGTGTGGAAAGTATATGGGGTGATATGGACACAAAATCATAGAATTCTATAGATCAGAACATGAGCTTTTTTCCCAAACTTAACAATTCAGAGATAATAAAGCAACTATAAACCTAAATAGCTCAAATAACCTAACTACTTTCTACAGCTGTCATTCATGCCAAGGAAAGATATTCCCAGGGGGGGAAAGCTTTCTTCTAACAAGGAGCCTAAATTATCAatgtggaagttaaaaaaaaaaaaaaaaccggaaAACCACCAACTTTTCTTAATTCCCTCTAAATGttgattttctaaattataacATTATACAATCTTACTTAGTTCATTGATCAACTCCTTTTGATTTAATACGACTTCAAAAACAATTCTTGTTTCAAGATGTAATAGTCTCCAAGCTGAGTGcaattctgttttccaaagacTAATGAAATACCAGTTAAGTTTTGGCAACATGAGCTTCTACTGAATGCTTTATTAGTGTATAGCATGTTTAATGTAATATAGAATCAATCACATACGCTgttaaaatcacctttttgtaattcctttatttaatacatattaagcTCAATACCACCAATAAGGAATTATGCCTAGGTACtgtgtaaaagataaaaataagtacaaTAGAAAACCCTACATTCTGGTAAATTTCTTTTACATACAGATAATTCCAATGCAGATCCCTATGCAATACATGCTAGGGAAATGATACAAATGGTCTTATGTTCACATGGAAAAAAGATGCTTTTGATGAGGTAAATCAGGTAAAGCTTTCCAGAAGGAAGGAGTGCATTGAGGTGGAGCCTTTACTATGGGCAAGCCTTCAATGAATATGAGGAGGGAGAGGACACCGCTAAGGCAAAGGGATAGCAGAATCAAAGACAGGGGGTTGCAAGTGATAGCCAGCATACACAGGGCACAGAGAGTACTCTAATTTGTCTGGCAGAAAACACATACGCATTCCAGAAGTGCAGGGGATAAAGTCTGAAAAGCTGTGGACAATCTCTGAAGGACCTATTTGATCAAGCTACAGAGTGTGAATTTCATTCTTACATCATGGGAAGACACTGGAGACTTCTGGGAACATACgatgcaatttaaaaaacaaactccaaaacGACGGCTGTGCTGACAGTATGTAGCTCAGAACAGAacatgaagaaatgaacaaacaggtTAAGAGGCTCTCTCAGTTCACCTAAGAAAACCAGGGATAGtattagaaatagaaaagtagaaatagaaacagaaagaaagaagcacaAAACTCAGTGACTGACCTGAGGTACAAAGGTAGGAACGTGGAACACTGAGATGTGTAGGTtagaatacaagaaaaaaattcaggaaaagagCTGCTTGGGGGCAGAAGATGGACTGCTCTGAGACATTACTACAGACAACACACAATACTCTAGATTTATCCACAAAAAAAcagtggaaattaaaaaaaaaaaaagtaccacatGTTTTGATTGGCCACATTTTCTAATCTTCTACTCAAATCATGTTTAAATTTTGAATGCATTTTGACCTTGCTGAACAATACACAGCTTGGATAACTGAATTCCTTAGTATGatgccaataaaaataaatgtaagtatttatatgtacataaatacaaGAATTTGAAAGTATATAACATCTGTTAAATACTTACAGATTTTATAGCAGTTACTTTGCTTCTCAGACTTTCAGTGAGTCTCTCGTTTTCTTCTTCACAGGCACTGTAGCCACTGTTAGCATAGCCATAGTTCCCATAGTTGCCAGGAGGTACTCCTTCACCTGCAAGGATCAGAGTCACAGTATAGTTGTAGCAAAAACAAGCCACTTTTGAAACCTTGATAGgaaagaaccaaaaaagacccctGGAGGGCGTTGCAGACCACGTATGTCTATAATATTCACActtcaaaggaattttaaaaattaataaccaaataGATAGCAGAATAATTCTTTCTAATGCCCTCTTTTAAGCAAAGAATGTTcaattcatttttatacttaCTTATTGATTGCTTATTGATTGCCCACAAGACGCTAAAAAGGCACTGATATTCAAGGATATTCAGGATACATTCCCTGCTCCATAgaactacaaattttaaaaaggatcttTAAGTAGTAGCGTCAACTATCCATTGAAGAATCCTGGCtataaaggaaaagggagaaagaggacaaACATAGCAGGAGGGAGctcatggggggtgggggtgtccttTACTGGcatctctttctgttaaatagaAGAGAGCTGAAATAACTTACGGAGAACATTAGCTGAGAGTTAACAGGgacatgcattcattcaacaaatatgtcaGAAACTCCTATGTGTCAgatccatttttctttctaggtACTACTGTTGGGAGTTTATCTTCTAGGGAATTGCACTGAGAATACAGTC
This window contains:
- the BET1 gene encoding BET1 homolog, whose protein sequence is MRRAGLGEGVPPGNYGNYGYANSGYSACEEENERLTESLRSKVTAIKSLSIEIGHEVKHQNKLLAEMDSQFDSTTGFLGKTMGKLKILSRGSHTKLLCYMMLFSLFVFLVIYWIIKLR